DNA sequence from the Rhodospirillaceae bacterium genome:
TTTGTTGATGGCGGCAATGGGACTTTGCGCGGCGGCTGGTCACTTCCTGCTGATTAAAGCCTTCGAGTATGCGCCGGCATCGGTGTTGGCACCCTTTGGCTATTCGGAAATTGTCATGGCGACCATCATTGGATTTGTCATCTTTGGGGACTTTCCCGATACGTGGACCTGGTTTGGTATTGCCGTCATTATCAGCAGTGGTATTTATGTTTCAATTCGTGAGCGACGCTTCAATAAGTCCACCGCATCTGTTCCCGCCCAGGGACCGTTCCCGGATATAGCAAAAAAGGCCGCCGCCGATGCTGATCAATGAATTGAGAGTTGGCCGCAGAATTCATGGAATTTATATAGGGTCAAAATTTATTCAAACAATTCATTGCACGCTTGTAAGCCACCCTGAAATAGGGAATGCTCTGAAATAACAAAGATTTAAAGATAATAAAGAGGGCTGTTTTATGTCTGAGAATGACGACTATAAAGATCTGTTAAAGCAAAAACATTTCCTTGGCGAGGTTGAGCAAGCCATTCGTTTCGCCAATACCGAGTTGATCCACAAACAGATTCCAATTCTGAACAAGGACACGATCCTTGCTTTCGCCGTTCAGGTTGGAAAATTGCGGGCTAACTATCTGGAAGCAGCCTTCAAGGTTGGCCTCAACGAAAGCGGCAGTGCGCCGGAGGCCGACGTTATCGACGACATTAAAAGAAAGCGTGAATTGTTTGAAGTCGCACGCGATGCTTTTGAAGCCTTGCGTGACGCCATCGAGAAGGGCTACGTCGATATTGATATTGTAGATTAACGCTTAAGAGCGGCTTCAAGAGTCTCTTCTATATCAAAAACCGTTTCCAACCGGGCCAGATTAAAGACCCGCATCACCGAGGGATTGATTGAGGCAATGGTGAAATCCTTGCCTTTTTTACGGGCATTCTGAAACGCTTCGAGCAGACTGGCGATACCGGAACTGTCAATCAGTTCAACCCCCGACAGATCGACGACGATGGAACGACCCTGCGGTGCGCTTTCCATCAATATGGTCCTGACATCTCCCGAAAATTCCAAATCAATATCGCCGCTAAAGGAAATGATGACAGTGTCACTTTCGGTCCAGACTT
Encoded proteins:
- a CDS encoding STAS domain-containing protein — encoded protein: MKHKVWTESDTVIISFSGDIDLEFSGDVRTILMESAPQGRSIVVDLSGVELIDSSGIASLLEAFQNARKKGKDFTIASINPSVMRVFNLARLETVFDIEETLEAALKR